The Sulfuricurvum sp. DNA segment GTTACCATCCGAGTAGAGGCGAGTGCTGTCTCTGAATCATCAACAAATATTACTAACGGCATCTTAAACTCCTTTATTTTTGATAGATTAATGTGGAATCAATTTTTTTTGCCGTAAAGACCGAAGTAATACGGCTCATATACTCTGCATGACCAAGTAAAACATACCCGCCGATGTTAAGCATATCATAAAATGTCATTGCGACTTCTTTACGACTCGCATCATCAAAATAGATGAGCATATTTCGAGAGAAGATAATATCAAATTTTCCCAGTTGACGCATATGATTTTTATCAAATACGTTAGCAACTTTAAAGTCAACCGTTCCATGCAAATCTTTGATCAGATCATACCCAAATGGATGTTTTTTAAAATATTTTGCCAATATGGATGAGGGGACCGCATGAACCGAACGCTCCGAATATTTAGCAGCATTTGCTTTAGCAATGACATTGGAATCAATATCAACCCCCACCACCTCGATATCGCGCTCTTCGATCAAACACCCCTCTTCAAGCAAATGTAAAATCACCGAATAAGGCTCCTCTCCGGTGGAACACGGTGCACATAATATCCGTATCGAAGATGGTTTTTCTCTACTCTCATGCAGTTCCGGCAAAATACGGTTTACCAGTACTTCAAACTGCTCCTTTTCACGATAAAAATAGGTCTCATTGACAGTAACAGCATTCATAAGCGCTTGAAACTCATGCCCCTCTTTATCCTCAAAACGGAGTGTGTAAAAATATTTTCGAAAAGAGTCTGCTTTGATAACTTTAGCACGGGTATCGATGTATTTGGCAAGCTTCTCAAAATGTTTTTCAGCTTCTAAAAATATCCCCGTTTTACGGTAGATATATTCAGACATTTTGGTAAAATCGACACCCGTTAAAAGATAACCCATCTGACTACCCCCGAATCGCTTTTATCGTGGTATCCACGGCAAAATCAATATAGGGATCATGAAAACGTTCTTTGATACTCTCCAGCAATGGGATATCTCCAATCTCTCCAATCTCCGATAAATAGTCAACTGCTGTCGAAGCGACATTGATATCAAGCTCACTTTCTAATAGCTCCACAAGCATCTCACGCGATTCCGCAAAATTGACATCGCCCAAAACATTGATCGCAAAAATCCGAAGATCCCGATCATCTCCGATCAAAAACTTAACAATGTAATATCGTATTGCCTCCCCATAGCTTTGAAGAGTCGTAATTCCAAGATTTCGGATATAGGCATTACGAACGCTCAACAGCCCCATGATTGCCTCAATCGGTGCACGATCAGGTTCCATTGCAGTGAGAAGCGAGGAGATATAACTCGCCATATCTTTATCGATACGAGGATCATCGCTCATTAAGCTAACGAGCTTTATCCCACCTCCCTCAAAAAGTGCAATATTATCGGTAGCATAACGCTGTGCATCCAAATCTCCTGCACTCTCTTGGTAAAACCTAATGGCATCCTCAAGAGATACTAAGTCAGGAAATTTTTGAGCTACCGGTGCAGTATGTTTTTTTATTAATGCCATTACATCTCCCTTTAGCGTAGTATTTGCAAAGAGCGTACTATTTTTGGAAATGGAAGCTGCTGGGACACGCCACCACGTTCAAACGCCTCTTTTGGCATACCGTATACGGTTGCCGTCTCTTCGCTCTCACCAATCGTAAATCCACCCGCTTTTTTGATTTTTACCATCCCATCAGCTCCATCATCTCCTATACCGGTTAACAATACCGCTGTAATCTGATCACCGGAAAAGACATTGAGGGCACCCTCAAACATCTCATCAACACTGGGCTGAAAATAGCGGTTATTTTTATTTTTCTCTTCTCGAACAACTATTTTTCCGGTCACTTTTTTGGCAAAATGGAGATGAACCCCTCCTCGTGCTAAAAAGATCACCCCATTCGCAAGCTCCAAGTGATCCTTTGTCTCCACAACAGGGAGTGTGCTTACCCGATCAAGACGTGTCGCGAATGCAGCAGTAAACTGCTCCGGCATATGCTGAACAACACAAACCGCATAGGGAAATCCGGCAGGAAGTGCCACACAAATTTTCTCAATCAGTCCCGGTCCTCCCGTAGAAGCACCAATAAGCAATACTTTCGTGACCTCATCCGAAACAGCATGCGTTCCACGCACTTTTTCCCTAACACTCAGCGGACGTTCTCTTTGAATCGGGCGGCGAGCAACCGATTTGAGTCTGCGGGGAGGGATACGGCTGAGAGACTTAACTTTAGAGAGTATATCTTCTCTGTTTTCATTTCTTCCGACATTCATCGTCCCCGGTTTTGCAATATAGTCAACCGCTCCCGCATCGAGTGCTTCCATTGTAATCCCTGCACTCTCTGTGGTGAGCGAACTAATCATCAAAATGGGTGTTGGACGTTCCTCCATAATACGTCGAACCGCTGTAAGTCCATCGGTAACGGGCATATTGATATCCATTGTGATAACATCATACTGCGTCTCTATCGCCATCTTGATCGCCTCTTCACCGTTACGGGCTGTATGAATTTCAAAATCAAGTTCCGCAATAATCTCACTGAGCTGTTTACGAACCAATGCGGAATCATCCGCGATCAACACTTTTTTCATCTCTCAACTCCGATCAGTTTTGAGATCTCTTTATTAAATAATAATATCAACCGCTCTCCATTATTGAGACTTAATACATTCGAAAATATCGATTCACCACTCTCATCGGGATGTATTTCCGATTCACGGATTCCTAATACATCACTCACGCTGTTAACAAAAAATCCAATATTTCCCTGACATATCATAATTTTTTGATCATGATCGATAAATGGATTTATTCCCAGTCGCTTATAAAGTGATCCTATAGTGATGATTTGTCCTCGTATATTAATCACCCCTTCTACTAAATCGGGTCCATTAAACACGGGAGTTAAAGGTATCCTATCAATAATCTCCGCTACCTCTTCAATTGGAAAAGCATACTCCTCTTCCCCAAGTGTAAAGATCACTACTTCCATAATCTCTTTATTTCTTTCATCATCCACATGACTGCCATTCAGAGGAATAAACTCTTCATTTCGCGCAATTAAGGTATCAACCAATTCAGCTCCTATCAGCGAAATTATCTCCTCTTTGTATCGGGCAACCCCTGCAATATGATTCTCATCATCATTGCGTAGATCAAGTTCACTATTACTAAACTCACGGATATCGACAATCTCATCAACAATGGTCCCTAATGTTTTTCCATTACGTTCCAAGATTATTATTCGATTTTTATCATTTGATTGCGTCTCATACTGAAAATAGCGGCGCAAATCAGCCACTAAAATCAACTCTTCACGGAGTGAAATCATCCCCTCTATCTCAAAATTAGCACCGAGAATAGGCGTTATAGGCGTATTAGTATTGAGGATTTCAGAGAGTTGATCAATCTTAATCGCATACTCTTCATTTCCCATTCTAAATACGACATAGCGTTGATAATCATCCTCTCTCGATGATTGGATTGCATCAAATCTTTTTTTATCCCCTACAGAGCGCGGCATAGCTCCCACTTTTTGTATACGGTGCAATGCAGCTTCTATATCCACTACTTGAATCAGCTCATCATTTACGTGGACAATTGCCAGTATACAATCGTCGCTATTATCAGCATATTCAACAGATGAGGGTTCAACCGAAACCGAAACACTCACCTCATCTACCAAAAAAGCAATACCGTGAAAAGGTCCATTCAAAGTAATAATCCGATTTTTAGCCTCTACACCGCTGCAAGGGGTAAATCCCAAAAGTCTATTCAAATCCAACAGTGTTGAAATATTACCCCCAACAACACATAATCCACACACCTCTATAGGACTTAATACCAAAGGAGAAATATCAGGCACACGAAGAATTTGCTCAATAAATACCGTAGAAAGTCCAAAAGGATTTCCTGCGTGCCGTATGATCAATATTTCTTCGATAGGCATCAAACTTTATCCTTGTTGAAGCTCGTCTGCCATAACGGCAAGCTCCTCAACACCCTCAGAGATATGATTCACTGTTTCAATGATAAGTTCACTTGCTTTACGAGATTCTTGCGCATTACGAGCAGATAGCTCTACTGCTTTTTGAATTTCGCTGATACCGATAAGACCTTGGTTCAACCCTTCAATATTTTGATCGTTTATTGATTTAAGTCCGGTAAAACGATCCAATAAATCAACCAACATGGCTGTGATTTTGTCAATTTCAGTAACAAGGGCAGTAATTTGTTCCTTTTCTAGCTCTTGATTAACCAGAAGCTTTAACCATTCTGTGCGAACTGTATCGATCTCTGCATTCATCGATTCGATAGTATCGTTAATTTTTTCGGTATTACTCTCAGAATCTTTAGCAAGATTACGGATATCGCTACTTACAACCGCAAACCCTTTCCCAAAATCCCCTGCTCGTGCGGCTTCAATCGATCCACTAATTGCCAACATATTAAGCTGAACAATACTTTTAGAGATACTGCCGACCGTTTTATCCACATTTCGGGTCTCTTTAATAATAACATTAAGCTCACTGCTCGCACTTCCACCTTCATTCATTGAGGCGGTAAAATCATCTCCTATCCCTATTATTTGACCTTTTACATCGGCAAACGATATTTTAAGCAAATCAAAATTTCGGCGGACGATTTCTATCAGTTTAGCGATATCTTTGGAGGCTGAAACACCGCTTTCAAATAACTCTTTATTGGCTATGGCACTATGATTTGTCGCTTGCGATGCCGATTCGATTTGATTGAGTCCCGTCGTTACCTCTTTGAGTGACATTTGAATATCTTCCATTGAAGAGCTGATCGCATCAGCAGAAGCTGCAATCTCTTCGGCGGATTTCATCGTATCGGTAGAATATTTGAGTTCTTCAGAGAGATTGTTGAGTTCTTTAATATCCTCTTCGGTTTGTATCAAAGAATTACTCTGCATCTCGATACTGTTTAATGTTTTTTCAACCGATTTAGCAATCTCACCCGATGCATCAGCAATCTCTTTTGAACCATCATTGATAAAAGTAATCGAATTGCTCAAGCTTTGTGTATACCCGCTCATAGAGCGTGCTGATTCAACCGAATAGGTAGCGATTTTGGTCAGCTCTTCCATTTTTTGACTAAGTGCACTTCCGCGACCACCCGTTTGTTCTATAATATTAGTAGTTCTATTAATACTTTTAATGATTCCATCGATACTCTCTTGGATTTTGTTAACCAAACGGGAGATAAACTCAGCATTTTTTTCCGATTCTCCCGCGAGTGCACGTGTCTCATCCGCTACGACAGCAAACCCTTTACCGTGTTCTTTTGCTCGACTCGCTTCAATAGCGGCATTAAGAGCTAACAGATTTGTTTGGTCAGCAATTTTGGCAATAAAACCAACCGCTTCACCAATATTTTCGGACGACAGCTTTAACTCTTCCGATTTTTTAGAAGAGACTTTCGCAACATGAACTGCTTTTGCCATACGATCAACGGAGGCATTAATCGTGCCAACTGAACTCACTATATTCTCACCTGCTGCCAGCGTAGAGCTAATAACTGTATCAATACTGCTCGTCATACGGGTTATATTGGAGCTAATAGCTCGAACATTTTTAAGAGCTTGTTCACTCGCTCCGCTGTTCTCTTCCGCTGCAGTCGCGATTTGCTCCATGGAGCTTTTGAGCTGTTCAATCGCACTAACGCTCTCTTGCGCATTGTCCAAAATAGTTGTGGCAATCCCAGCTATACTCTCTGAAATTTGTTGTTGTTTTGCTAACGTCCGCTGCCGTCGTTTTTCGGGTCCTACACTTCCATTCATCGATAAAGATGCACTATCTGATCTTCTTACTAATGCCATGTTATTTCCTCCGTTACTTATTCAAACGCCATCGAAAAGCACTTTCGATTGGCAACTCGGCTAAAACACTGAATTTACTTTATTCCCAATTGGCATATAATGCCTCAGCTTTTTTTATCTCATCGCGCGTAGGCTTAATCCGAATAGAGGCATATTTAATATTTCCATTTTTATCGATAGAACGCATTACAGTCGCATATACCCAATAAAATCCTCCCCCTTTACGGGCATTTTTAACCATACCGGTCCAAAACCCTTTTTCTTGGATATCGTGCCACAATGATCTAAACGCAGCTCGTGGCATATCAGGATGACGAATCACGTTATGCGGTTGCCCTACCAAATCATCCTTACCCCATCCCGCAACGTTGTAGAACGAGTCGTTTGCATAAGTGATGATCCCTTTCTCATCGGTTTCACTCAAAAGATAGAGCTCATCATACATCACCTCTCCATCATCCATAAACATTAACCTATTGTTCTGAGTTTTTTCCTCGGGTTTAACCATTATTTTTCCCTCCATTAAGAGACTTAGCCATATGTAGCTTAACGTTAGATTTCTAAATATACACTGAATAGAACATTATTTATTCTTATTGTCATTTTAAACGCCAACGGGGATAAAGGTCTGATTTGTCATAATGTCAACTCAAAAATTTGAACCCGTATTCTCTTAACTAAAGTACCCTTGTATGAAACTATTATTCTCTCTTTATCTCTCTATCGCTTCTCTGCTAGCCCTCGAAGTCGGAAACGGGAAAAGTATCCTTATCCCCACTACTGCCGCCATTGGTTACATACAAGAGGGAAATTCTACCTTTCCACTTCTCCCTCATCCACTCTCTCTTACCCAAGGATTTGCTATAGTCCCCATCGATTACTATACCCATCCGACACTTGATACCCTCACATGGGTAACCTCTGATGATAATCTCTCTATCGAACTGAATATCATTAATGCCCCCTATCCTATTGAAGTTCTCACCGTAGATAACTCAAAAGTCTCCCCGCCCACTGAAGTGCTTCAACGAATTGCCGAAGAGAAAGCTGAAGCCGAAAAAATCTATAACACGATAACATCCGCGCGTTATTGGAATAAACCTTTCATCCGCCCGCTAGATTCGAATACAACGAGCGAATACGGCTCTGCACGCACCTATAACGGCACACTAAAAAGCTATCACGGAGGGGTTGATTTTAGGGCACGCACCCCTTTGCCGATTCTTGCAACCAATGCTGGAGTTGTCGTATTGGCAAAAGATCGTTACTATGCAGGGGGGACGGTTATCATCGATCATGGAGAGGGGTTATACAGTTGTTATTTTCACATGAGCCGATTTGATGTCAAAGTGGGAGATAGGATAGAGAGAGCTCAAACAATCGGGCTAACAGGAGCAACAGGACGGATTACCGGTCCCCATTTACATTTTGGCATTATGATTTACGGAGTTCAAACTGACCCAATCGATTTACTAACACAAATCAATAAATTATTTGATCCAAACAGAGTGTTTTAAAAAGGGTTCAATCCTTTTTCATCACCGCCCACACAAATCCGCCGAGACCAACACCCACAACAATCACCAAAAATCCCACTTGAAACCAGTCCATTGCGGTCATATTTTTCCTTTAAACATTTTTTCTGTCATCCTGAACTTGATTCAGGATCTTAGATTGCGGATCTACCCTAAAGGGCACGTGAAGTCCGCAATGACTCTGCGGTAAGCTCTTTTTCTTTCAACTGCCCACATGCGGCACTGATATCCAACCCTTTGGAATCACGGATAGTACACAATACTCCGTGTTTGATCAGATACTCCTGAAATGCCACCATATCGGCACGCGTCGGGCGTTGATAAGGCGACCCTTCATACGGATTAAAAAAGATTAGATTTACTTTGGACTTAATTCCGTGCAACAGCTTAACCAGTTTTTTTGCCGAAGTCAGATCATCATTTTTATTTTTGATAACCAAATACTCAAACATCACCCGTTTACGGGTATCGATAGGAAACCGCTTCACCGCCTCGATAATCGAAGCGATGTTATACGCTTTGTTCATCGGTATCAGCTCACTACGGAGTTCATCATCGACCGCATGGAGCGAGATGGCGATATGAACCCCTAAATCCATCTGACCCAGTTTATCGATTTTAGTACTTAATCCGCTCGTCGAAACGGTTTGCCGTTTCCCTGAAATAGAGAGTCCCTCTTCATCTTTGAGAATCGTAATCGCTTTCGCGAGATTGTCCAGATTATCGAGCGGTTCCCCCATCCCCATGTAGACGATATTGAGCCGTCGATGAGCAGCGAGATTATTATCCATCTTCACCGCTAACACTTGCGCCACAATCTCTCCCGCACTCAAATCACGAGTAAACCCCCCCTTGGCGGTGAGACAAAATGAACATCCCACCTTGCACCCTACCTGCGTCGAGACACACACCGTAAAGCGAGCTTCATGTTCGATGTTCCCTTCATCGTCGATGGACTCGTCTTTCATCTTGAGCCACACCGTCTCGATGGTTTTGCCATCACTGAGTTCGAAAAGATATTTAATCGTCCCATCGGTTGAACACTCTTTACGGGCGATTTTGAGGGGCATAATCTCATACTCAGATTCCAACTCTTCACGCATCGCTTTGGGGAGATTTGCCATTGTCTCAAAACTCGTCGCATACTGATGATAAATCCATCCCCAAATCTGTTTGGCGCGAAACGACGGTTTCACTAGATGTGCGAGTTCCGCTTTGGTGTAATCCAAAATAGATTTTTTAGCCATGGATTAACCCTTTTTCTTTGAGATGTTCACGAAGCAATACTTTCGCAAACCCGTGATTGGCGATAAAGTCCCGATGAGCATTGGCATCGCAATAGTTGGTGATACAAAAAACACCCCCAGCAGGGATACCGAAAACCTGAGCCACCCGCATAACACTAAAAAACTCCATGTTTTCAATCCCCATCCCCAATGCTCTCATTTGCTCCATCGCCCTCTCACTCGTGGTGATGTAGTTGGAGCAGTTGACGATAACATCTTTGACGTTTTCAGTTTGCGCAGAAACGACGTTATCGATAGGGGTATAGGCACTTTTGTCCAAAAATCCTAACTCGATGTTAGCCGCTGTTTTAGACTCGATAATGTCGTTGATTTTATGTTCACCATAACTCCCCGCACTCCCGACGAAGAGGAGAAATTCGGGTTTGTGAACCAAACAGTGTCGCGTGAGATTGATCGCACTGTCAATCAGCCCCACCCCTATCGGTATCGCAAAATCAAACGTTTCGTTATTGCCGGCACAGAGAATCATCACACACCTTATTATTTAGTAAATCGAAGAATACTACTTTTAGATTTAGACCTTGATTTGATTCACAAGTTGATTGGTTAAAGTAATGGAAATGGTTTCCACTCACTTCTTTGTTTTTTGGATAGATCAGATACATATCTTTGCATTGCTCGTATTTTGTGCCATAAGCATAAAGCTGATACATATCACTTTGACTCACACCGTTATTGGTTTTTACCTCGTCTAAAATTTTCCATTTTGTATCGGCGATAATCATCTGTCCATCGTGATAAATAACGATGTCGGGTTTGAGTCTGAATTTCCCCGAACCGTTTTCATATGCCAAATGGTGTGTTTTATCCTGAGTAGTGATGTGCTCATACTGTCGGCGCAAATACGCCGCTACATAGCTTTCAAATAGTAAATTCATATCAAATAAAAGTGCGAATGAAAGATCATTCCCTTTGTAGGGACTAAAGCTATTGTTTTCTAAAAATGTTTTGCACCAAATCAAAACTTGCTCATAATCCCTCATCTGCCGATTGAGTTTTACTTTAGAGAAATCGGTTTTAAAATCCACTGACGGCGCAATAGAATCGAATACAAACAAAAATTCTCGAATCCGTTGTTGATTACGATTGGATGTGGATCGCTTGTAGAGGTATTGCAATGAGCTTTTAATTAGCCGATTTTCGACACGATCACTGCTAAACTCTTCATATTCAACAAAAAATCGCTCTTTGTGGATAAAGTTTTGTTTAATATGCTCTCCCATTTTGAGCTTCCCTTTAAGAAAGGGGAGATTCTCTTCACGGGCTAGATAGTCACTCTTAATCCCACGCTGGATAAGTTTGGCAAGCTCATCCAAAAACATTGTGATAAATATCTCAAACAGAGGCATTTTAGCACTCTGCAAATGTGCCGAATTAAAACTCCGAAAAGGTGAGTTTCTGAGTGTCCGAAGCATTTTAAATAAAATCTCTTTTGCTTGTTTAGGGTCATCATTTTGGAAAATTTTAGGGAGAATTTCGATAGTTGTACCGTCTTTGGTTTGGATCACTCCGACAAAATTTTGAGCCTGCAAAACTTTTCCAAACCCTTTTTTGGTGGTGAGTTTGAGATATTCGGCGGTTGGCTCGTTTTCGAGTACGAATTTTTCAATCGCTTCAAAATTTTGGGGTGTGATATAGTGAGGTTTTAGTTCATCTTTGTATTGTAAGAAGTCATACTCTTTTATTATCATGATTGAAGTTTTGTGTAATCAAAACTCTCTTTAATCGAATAGATGCGTTTTTCATCTTCAAGATATTCATCGGGTTTGTAATCGAAAATATCCGATTTCACTTCGATTTTATCAATAAATCCATCCCCTAACACCATGCGAATTTTTTCCCAATCGTCGTAAAAATATTCCTGTAAAAGAGGGAAAATCTTGTTACGCATCACATTGTCTAAATCGACTTTGCTCTTAACATCAATAAAGTAAGCGTGTCCTATCGTGTGATCCCGATCATAGAGATATTCGACACGTTGATTGATTTTTGAGAGAATTTTTTTCAACTCAATCCCCTCGATCATGCTGTCATTTAGCGTTTCCAAGTCGGGCATCATCTCTTCGAAATGAAACCGTCGGCGTAATGCCGTATCCATCAGTGCGATACTACGATCAGCCGTATTCATAGTTCCAATGATATAGAGGTTTTGAGGAACACCAAACTCTTCATTACTATAAGGGAGTTGGAGCTTGATCGCTTCATCCGCACCGATACGCTTACTCGGTTCGATCAGAGTGATAAGTTCTCCGAAGATTTTGGAAATATTCCCGCGATTGATTTCGTCGATGATAAGAATATAGTTTCGTTTTTCTTGATCTTTCTTAAACAAATTACTTTCATCGCTAATCTCTTTCCAATCGGTATAACCGTTTGATTGTCTTCCAAGAATCACCGAAGATGCTGCACTCATACTTTGGAAAATATAATCCTCTTCCATGATATAAAACTCTGCTTCTTCTTTTAATTTAGCATGTTCTAACAGTTTGTTTTTCAGTGCAACGTAGTTGTAATTTTCAAATGATGCGGCTTGACCTTTACGGATTTTTGAGCCTTTTAATACTCTGTAGGTGCTAGCATCTTCTTCGATCATTTCGGCTTGAATATTCAATGTTTTAGCATGAAGAGAAAATTTTCGTTTGTTAGCAACAGGATTACTGTGTTTGGTGTAATTTTCCAGTGAATTTTTAGACATTCTTTTAAAAATACCGTCTTTAACGGCGTAAATCATCTCTTCGCCGTCTTCATTCCCCTCTTCTCCGACAGGTATGGCTCTGATCCCTTCGACAAACTCTTCATACCCGTAGCTTTGATGAAAAGTGACAAACTCGATTTGTCCTGATTTTCGATACTCTTCAAATTTGGATTTAGCCTCTTTTCGCTCACTGGGAACATTTCCATCAATAATCGCTAACGCTTTGGTGATTGTGTTATAGGTTTTTCCTGTACCGGGAGGACCGTAGAGGATCTGGTTAAGATGTATGATTTTTGATAAAGACTGCTTCTCTAAAGGAATAGTTAAATCACAATGACTTTGGATATATTGGTGAATCGCTTCAAATAAAGTTATCCTACCATCTTCTCTTCCTAAAGTTTCATTCCCTCTCCAGCCTTCAAATAAAAACTTGTATAAATTGTCTTTTGTTATAGCCTCATAAGTTTCTTTTTCAGTATTAAAAACAATCTTATAATTGCCGTTTTCTTGTTTGACTAGATTAATACTTGTCCCTCTTTGTGTTTCAAGAGGTAATCTGTCACTATTTTCTTGTATTGCTCGATCTAAACATGAGCATATCAAATCAAATTTTTCTTTATTTATCATAGATTGCCCTTCTAAAATATTCAAAACGTATTGATACAATTGTTGATTATTATTCAGAACATAATTAACGGTAGAGCTTTTTAATCCATGAGCTACAAGGTTTTCAAATTGTAGTAAATTTGCTTTTTCCTCATCAATTTTTGTAATCAAGTCCAGTCTAATCGTTTCATCGTTAATTTCACTGATTTGCATAATATACTCAATGCGAAAAACACCCTTTGAGATATATATCAGAACCTTTTGACCTATTTTAGGACTTCCGATACTTTTTCTACTCCAATCATAATATCCCTGATGTTCTATTGTCGGTCTAACATCTCCCCATTCACCTTTTGGGTTATGAGTTATGACGGCTATTTCTTCCATGGATTTTGCCTTTATTAAGAATCTTTTACTTCACTTCACCCAATATCGTCATCGTAACACTTAACAATCCATCAATCTCATTCGCACAAATTTCATAAATGGTTTCAGCATCGAGATCAAAATAGTGATGTGACAAAATATCTCTAACCCCTTTGACTTGTTTCCACGGTATTTGGGGATATTTTTCCAATAGCTGAAAATCAGTGAGCTTATCGACGTTTTTAAAACCCTCCCCGATGGCGATCAAACGCATCGAGATGCTGTCGAGTTTTTCAAGCCCATGTTCATCTTTGAGAAAATCATCCGAACTTTTGATACTTTGAAATCGTTGTTGGATGAGTTTTAACGAGGTGATAATATCTTCGAGGGTAGAGCGCAGTATCAATAGTCGATCATTGTGCATAGATCACATCTTTTTTAATCATCTCTAAAAAAAGAGGTTTCATGTGTTTGTGTTCACGGACAATGTCCACTTTTTTGTGCAGATCATTTTCAATCTGTTCTTTAATCGCGACCATATCGAATAATGAGGGTTTCATTTTAACAAAAATATCGATGTCGCTCTCCTCTTTTGCTTCGTCACGTGCGTAACTTCCAAACAGCCCTATTTGCTCGACATCGTATTTGGTTTTGAACTCTTGAAAATGTTGAAAAAGGTAGTCTAAAATATCTGACTTTTTAATCGTTGTCAT contains these protein-coding regions:
- the rlmN gene encoding 23S rRNA (adenine(2503)-C(2))-methyltransferase RlmN; the protein is MAKKSILDYTKAELAHLVKPSFRAKQIWGWIYHQYATSFETMANLPKAMREELESEYEIMPLKIARKECSTDGTIKYLFELSDGKTIETVWLKMKDESIDDEGNIEHEARFTVCVSTQVGCKVGCSFCLTAKGGFTRDLSAGEIVAQVLAVKMDNNLAAHRRLNIVYMGMGEPLDNLDNLAKAITILKDEEGLSISGKRQTVSTSGLSTKIDKLGQMDLGVHIAISLHAVDDELRSELIPMNKAYNIASIIEAVKRFPIDTRKRVMFEYLVIKNKNDDLTSAKKLVKLLHGIKSKVNLIFFNPYEGSPYQRPTRADMVAFQEYLIKHGVLCTIRDSKGLDISAACGQLKEKELTAESLRTSRAL
- a CDS encoding purine-nucleoside phosphorylase, which encodes MILCAGNNETFDFAIPIGVGLIDSAINLTRHCLVHKPEFLLFVGSAGSYGEHKINDIIESKTAANIELGFLDKSAYTPIDNVVSAQTENVKDVIVNCSNYITTSERAMEQMRALGMGIENMEFFSVMRVAQVFGIPAGGVFCITNYCDANAHRDFIANHGFAKVLLREHLKEKGLIHG
- a CDS encoding McrC family protein produces the protein MIIKEYDFLQYKDELKPHYITPQNFEAIEKFVLENEPTAEYLKLTTKKGFGKVLQAQNFVGVIQTKDGTTIEILPKIFQNDDPKQAKEILFKMLRTLRNSPFRSFNSAHLQSAKMPLFEIFITMFLDELAKLIQRGIKSDYLAREENLPFLKGKLKMGEHIKQNFIHKERFFVEYEEFSSDRVENRLIKSSLQYLYKRSTSNRNQQRIREFLFVFDSIAPSVDFKTDFSKVKLNRQMRDYEQVLIWCKTFLENNSFSPYKGNDLSFALLFDMNLLFESYVAAYLRRQYEHITTQDKTHHLAYENGSGKFRLKPDIVIYHDGQMIIADTKWKILDEVKTNNGVSQSDMYQLYAYGTKYEQCKDMYLIYPKNKEVSGNHFHYFNQSTCESNQGLNLKVVFFDLLNNKVCDDSLCRQ
- a CDS encoding DUF4357 domain-containing protein, with the translated sequence MEEIAVITHNPKGEWGDVRPTIEHQGYYDWSRKSIGSPKIGQKVLIYISKGVFRIEYIMQISEINDETIRLDLITKIDEEKANLLQFENLVAHGLKSSTVNYVLNNNQQLYQYVLNILEGQSMINKEKFDLICSCLDRAIQENSDRLPLETQRGTSINLVKQENGNYKIVFNTEKETYEAITKDNLYKFLFEGWRGNETLGREDGRITLFEAIHQYIQSHCDLTIPLEKQSLSKIIHLNQILYGPPGTGKTYNTITKALAIIDGNVPSERKEAKSKFEEYRKSGQIEFVTFHQSYGYEEFVEGIRAIPVGEEGNEDGEEMIYAVKDGIFKRMSKNSLENYTKHSNPVANKRKFSLHAKTLNIQAEMIEEDASTYRVLKGSKIRKGQAASFENYNYVALKNKLLEHAKLKEEAEFYIMEEDYIFQSMSAASSVILGRQSNGYTDWKEISDESNLFKKDQEKRNYILIIDEINRGNISKIFGELITLIEPSKRIGADEAIKLQLPYSNEEFGVPQNLYIIGTMNTADRSIALMDTALRRRFHFEEMMPDLETLNDSMIEGIELKKILSKINQRVEYLYDRDHTIGHAYFIDVKSKVDLDNVMRNKIFPLLQEYFYDDWEKIRMVLGDGFIDKIEVKSDIFDYKPDEYLEDEKRIYSIKESFDYTKLQS
- a CDS encoding HepT-like ribonuclease domain-containing protein, which codes for MHNDRLLILRSTLEDIITSLKLIQQRFQSIKSSDDFLKDEHGLEKLDSISMRLIAIGEGFKNVDKLTDFQLLEKYPQIPWKQVKGVRDILSHHYFDLDAETIYEICANEIDGLLSVTMTILGEVK
- a CDS encoding nucleotidyltransferase domain-containing protein, with translation MTTIKKSDILDYLFQHFQEFKTKYDVEQIGLFGSYARDEAKEESDIDIFVKMKPSLFDMVAIKEQIENDLHKKVDIVREHKHMKPLFLEMIKKDVIYAQ